A stretch of Caloramator mitchellensis DNA encodes these proteins:
- a CDS encoding acyltransferase yields MENYIKEYLDKLRFEMKKKYNRVLPTNELLYDRWEKAKFLNCGEGTSIYDTSVIMGDVEIGKNVWVGPYTILEGINGKIKIGDFCHISSGVQIFTHNSVKYVLTSGQANFDKGDVIIGNNAYIGPATIIKHGVNIGNFCVIGANSFVNKNIPDYSIAFGTPIRIVGKIILKDGDIEFIYST; encoded by the coding sequence TATAAAAGAATATTTGGATAAACTGAGATTTGAAATGAAAAAAAAGTATAATAGAGTTCTTCCAACAAACGAATTATTATATGATAGATGGGAAAAAGCAAAATTTTTAAATTGTGGTGAGGGAACAAGTATTTATGATACAAGTGTAATAATGGGAGATGTAGAAATAGGCAAAAATGTATGGGTAGGACCGTATACAATACTGGAAGGAATAAATGGTAAAATAAAAATTGGAGATTTTTGTCATATTAGTTCTGGAGTTCAAATTTTTACACATAATTCAGTTAAATATGTTTTAACATCAGGACAAGCAAATTTCGACAAAGGGGATGTTATAATAGGCAACAATGCTTATATTGGACCTGCAACGATAATAAAACACGGTGTTAATATTGGAAATTTTTGTGTTATTGGTGCTAATAGTTTTGTAAATAAGAATATACCTGATTATTCAATAGCATTTGGAACTCCGATAAGAATTGTTGGTAAAATTATATTAAAAGATGGAGATATTGAATTTATTTACTCGACATGA